The Streptomyces sp. Alt3 genome has a segment encoding these proteins:
- a CDS encoding carbohydrate ABC transporter permease, whose product MQHGKYRFIAGFLVVPLALYAIFVIWPFAQSIYYSFTDWTGLSPDFQMVGFDNYSRMLDDDIFWKSLQHSVLLALLLPLVTLGLALFFAFMLNVGGRRRKNAAISGVRGSSFYKVAYFFPQVLSIVIVALLFQFAFNPSSGMLNETLKAVGLKSLQPDWLGDPDLALYCVMVVLIWSTVGFFVVLFSAGMASIPKDFYEAALLDGADRITTFFKITLPLLWDTVQSGWVYMGILALGVEAFTAVQVMTVGPGGPDYSTTVLPLYVYQTAFRDAQAGYATTIGVGLLIVTMLFAGIVMKLGRRERLEF is encoded by the coding sequence ATGCAGCACGGCAAGTACCGGTTCATCGCGGGATTCCTCGTGGTCCCGCTGGCGTTGTACGCCATCTTCGTCATCTGGCCCTTCGCCCAGTCCATCTACTACTCGTTCACGGACTGGACCGGACTGAGTCCCGACTTCCAGATGGTCGGCTTCGACAACTACAGCCGGATGCTCGACGACGACATCTTCTGGAAGTCCCTGCAGCACAGTGTGCTGCTCGCCCTGCTGCTGCCGCTGGTGACGCTGGGCCTCGCACTCTTCTTCGCCTTCATGCTCAATGTCGGCGGGCGTCGGCGGAAGAACGCCGCGATATCGGGAGTGCGAGGCTCCTCCTTCTACAAGGTGGCCTATTTCTTCCCCCAGGTGCTGTCGATCGTGATCGTGGCCCTGTTGTTCCAGTTCGCGTTCAACCCGTCGTCCGGAATGCTCAACGAGACGCTCAAGGCGGTCGGTCTCAAGAGCCTCCAGCCCGACTGGCTCGGCGATCCCGATCTGGCGTTGTACTGCGTGATGGTCGTGCTCATCTGGTCGACGGTGGGATTCTTCGTCGTCCTCTTCTCCGCCGGAATGGCGTCCATCCCGAAGGACTTCTACGAGGCCGCGCTGCTCGACGGAGCCGACCGCATCACGACGTTCTTCAAGATCACGCTCCCGCTGCTCTGGGACACCGTGCAGTCGGGCTGGGTCTACATGGGCATCCTGGCGCTCGGCGTGGAGGCCTTCACCGCCGTGCAGGTCATGACGGTGGGCCCCGGTGGTCCCGACTACTCCACCACCGTCCTGCCGCTGTACGTCTACCAGACGGCCTTCCGGGACGCCCAGGCCGGCTACGCCACCACGATCGGCGTCGGGCTGCTGATCGTCACCATGCTCTTCGCGGGCATCGTGATGAAGCTGGGCCGGCGCGAGCGGCTGGAGT
- the ngcE gene encoding N-acetylglucosamine/diacetylchitobiose ABC transporter substrate-binding protein, translating into MGSTSGRTNEGLGRRDLIKRSAALGLIAVPTMSFLSACASSDSGSDEKVEKGTKSAKNPLGVNETAALEVVIFNGGFGEQYAIDAEKKYNAAFPKAPKVKHSATEKIQSILQPRFNGGTPPDLIDNSGAEQMDMGVLVGKKQLADLTPLMDAPSYDDPSKKVRDTLRPGVLEMGQFDGDPVWIMYYAYTVYGVWYSQTNLEKLDAAYPETWDEMLALCEKAKKKGIAGWTYPGKYPYYLPFSLYPFIGKIGGREVLDKIDNLEPNAWKDPAVKAAFEAYYELFQKGYILKGTPGLTHIQSQTEWTKGKALFIPNGSWVENEAAPTTPEDFKMMVGAPSSLDASDKLPYGTIWASGGEPFVVPAKAKNPEGGMEQLRIMLSEESSKNFTKSVKSLSAFNGGTDGLTLSTAMQSGVDVLKQAGDNVVNPRLQDWYVKLQKEQIGIAGIGEMMAGRATPAETIKKIQAFADAAAKDQSIKHYKHQ; encoded by the coding sequence ATGGGATCCACCTCAGGCCGTACGAATGAGGGCCTCGGCCGTCGCGATTTGATCAAGCGTTCTGCCGCACTCGGCCTGATCGCCGTTCCGACGATGAGCTTCCTTTCGGCGTGCGCGAGCAGCGACAGCGGAAGCGACGAGAAGGTCGAAAAGGGCACCAAGAGCGCGAAGAACCCGCTCGGTGTCAATGAGACCGCCGCCCTCGAAGTCGTCATCTTCAACGGTGGCTTCGGCGAGCAGTACGCCATCGACGCGGAGAAGAAGTACAACGCGGCCTTCCCCAAGGCTCCGAAGGTCAAGCACTCCGCGACCGAGAAGATCCAGTCGATCCTGCAGCCCCGCTTCAACGGAGGCACCCCGCCGGACCTGATCGACAACTCCGGTGCCGAGCAGATGGACATGGGTGTCCTGGTCGGCAAGAAGCAGCTCGCCGACCTGACGCCGCTGATGGACGCCCCGTCCTACGACGACCCCTCCAAGAAAGTCCGCGACACGCTGCGTCCGGGTGTCCTGGAAATGGGACAGTTCGACGGCGACCCGGTCTGGATCATGTACTACGCGTACACGGTCTACGGCGTCTGGTACTCCCAGACCAACCTGGAGAAGCTCGACGCGGCGTACCCGGAGACCTGGGACGAGATGCTCGCGCTGTGCGAGAAGGCGAAGAAGAAGGGGATCGCCGGCTGGACGTACCCCGGCAAGTACCCGTACTACCTGCCGTTCTCGCTCTACCCCTTCATCGGCAAGATCGGTGGCCGCGAGGTCCTCGACAAGATCGACAACCTGGAGCCGAACGCCTGGAAGGACCCGGCCGTCAAGGCCGCGTTCGAGGCGTACTACGAGCTCTTCCAGAAGGGCTACATCCTCAAGGGCACGCCCGGCCTGACCCACATCCAGTCGCAGACGGAGTGGACCAAGGGCAAGGCGCTCTTCATCCCGAACGGTTCGTGGGTGGAGAACGAGGCCGCGCCGACCACGCCGGAGGACTTCAAGATGATGGTCGGGGCACCGTCCAGCCTGGACGCCTCCGACAAGCTTCCCTACGGCACGATCTGGGCCTCCGGTGGTGAGCCGTTCGTCGTCCCCGCGAAGGCGAAGAACCCCGAGGGCGGCATGGAGCAGCTGCGCATCATGCTCAGCGAGGAGTCCTCGAAGAACTTCACCAAGTCCGTGAAGTCCCTCAGCGCCTTCAACGGCGGTACCGACGGCCTCACCCTGTCGACCGCCATGCAGTCCGGCGTCGACGTCCTGAAGCAGGCCGGCGACAACGTCGTGAACCCGCGCCTGCAGGACTGGTACGTCAAGCTCCAGAAGGAGCAGATCGGTATCGCCGGCATCGGCGAGATGATGGCCGGCCGCGCGACCCCGGCGGAGACCATCAAGAAGATCCAGGCCTTCGCCGACGCCGCGGCCAAGGATCAGTCCATCAAGCACTACAAGCACCAGTGA